The sequence below is a genomic window from Haemophilus pittmaniae.
AAGTAAAATATGGTTGGGGCAGTAATGGTAATTCCCATCAAGCTACCGCCACATTGTACGGTCGTACCGGTGGTTGGGATTTATTGGGGTATTTTAACTATCGTCATCAAATTAATGGGACAGACGGCAATGGTTTGAAAAACCAAAATAAAGGTCATTTGCAAAATTACTTACTCAAAGCCAAATACAATATTAGCCCAGAACAATGGGTAAAAATTTCTGCCGAACGTTACCATAATACAGCCTTGAGCTGTTTCCGTGCTAATTTCGGTATGTGTTTGGGCGATGTGCCACAACCGGGACAACGAGGTTACACAGAGGCCTCCCATGGCAAGGCTTATACCGGTATTGAGCGCCGTACTTATACATTGGCTTATGGCTATAAACCGACCAATAATAAATTAGTTGATCTAAAGGCCAACGTATATAGCACAGAAAATGAAAGTTCTTCTATGGGTTCTCCAAAAACCAATGTGAAAACCGTTGGCGGTATGTTATCCAACCGCTCTTTATTTGATTTAGGGGCAACTTCCCATAATCTGTTGGCTGGTGTTGAATATTATAAAACCACCGCATTGCGTTATGGTGGTAGTGATACCAATCGCCGAACCCGCGTTGTGACCCAGCGTCCAGATTACGAGCAACGCGCCTATAGCACTTCCGTTTACTTAGAAGATGCGATCGCGTTAGGAAATTTCATTGTGACTCCGGGAGTACGTTTTGACCACTTCAAAGCGGATTACATTGATTTCAGTAAAACGTACCATCGCTTCTCAAAAGCCTTGGGCTTGAAATACTTCATCACCGATGATTTGTTGGTATTTGGTAATTACACCGAATTATTTAGAGGTCCGGGATTTGGTGAGCTTGCTTTAGTGGCTCCGGGGCGTTATACCGCCGGTTTAGAGGCAACTCGTGGGGATAATAAAGAAGCCGGTTTTAACTATGCAAAGGATAATCTGTTCCATAAGGATGATTCATTCTCCATTACGGCAAAATATTTCCATACCGATTATGACAATATCACTCAAAGCGTAACTAATCCGAATGGTGGCGGTAGTATTTATGCCAACTTAGGCAAGGTGGTGTTAAAAGGTGTGGAAGCGTCTGCAAAATATCGTATTGATAATTTGTCTGCCTCCATCACCTATGCCCGTGCGCGTAGTAAACAAAAAGACGATCATAATTACACCGCATTCCCGGATGCCGGAGATCGCTATACTTTTGGTTTGAATTATTACATTCCGTCTGCGCAAGTGGATTTAGGCTGGAATACCATGTTGGTACGTAAAGTCTATGAACACAAAGCAACCGGTGATACGCTGAAAGAAAGCTATGCGGTGAGCAATGCTTATGTTAGCTGGGCGCCACAACAGGTGAAAGGCCTTGAGCTCACATTTGGTATCGATAATATCTTTAATCGAGCTTATAAAGACCAAAGTACGCAATACTATGGTGCGGTGGATTATGATCCGGGCCGTAACTACAAATTATCCGTATCTTATAAATTCTAAGAGCGGTTTGGGCTTATGCAATGCGGTCGGCAATCAGTCGGCCGCATTTTTTATTCGGCAAAGTCAATCGCATTGATATATAGCAATTGTGATGGCTTTTCGGCAGAATAGCTGCTGATAATTTCATATCAAGTAAGGATCAATATTATGAGCAAACATTACGATTATATTGCCATTGGCGGCGGTAGCGGCGGTATCGCATCTATCAATCGTGCAGCCAGTTATGGCAAAAAATGTGCCATTGTCGAAGCTAAACATTTGGGCGGAACCTGCGCGAACGTTGGTTGTGTACCGAAAAAAGTGATGTTTTACGGGGCTCAAATCGCAGAAGCTATTCATCGCTATGCCCCTTCCTATGGCTTTGATGTGGATGTAAAAGGTTTTGATTTTGCCAAATTGATAGAAAGCCGCGAAGCATATATTGGCCGCATTCATCAATCCTATAACAATGTATTGACGAAAAATAATGTGGACGTATATGCGGGATTCGGTCGTTTTATCGATAAAAATACCATCGAAGTGAGCTATGAGGATGGTCGTAAGGAACAAATTACTGCGGATCATATTTTAATTGCCACCGGAGGCCGTCCAAGCCGTCCAGCCATTGAAGGTCAGGAATACGGTATTGATTCCAACGGTTTCTTCGCGTTGCGTGAATTACCAAAACGGGTTGCAATTAGCGGCGCAGGCTATATTGCTGTGGAATTGGCGGGCGTAGTAAATAGTTTAGGGGCGGAAACCCATTTAGTAGTACGTCGCCATGCCCCAATTCGTAATTTCGACCCAATGGTAGTGGATACCTTGGTGGAAGTGTTAGAACAGGATGGCATTCATTTGCATAAACATTCCACTATTCAAAAAGTGGTGAAGAATGCCGATGGTAGCCTAAATCTATATTTTGATGATGAACGTCAAATTACCGTAGACTGTCTGATTTGGGCAATTGGTCGTGAACCGGCAACCGATACTATCGGTTTGGATAATGTCGGGGTTGAAACCAATGCTCGTGGCTTTATCAAAACCGATAAATTCCAAAATACCAATGTTCCAGGCATTTATGCAGTGGGAGACATTATTGAGGGCGGTATTGAGCTGACTCCGGTAGCTGTCGCGGCAGGTCGTCGTTTATCGGAACGCTTGTTTAACGGCAAACCAAACGAACATTTGGATTATGATTTGGTACCTTCCGTGGTATTTAGTCATCCGCCAATTGGTACTGTGGGTTTAAGCGAGCCACAAGCTATCGAAAAATACGGTGAGAAAAATGTGAAAGTGTATAAATCCTCTTTCACAGCGATGTACACGGCGGTTACCGAACATCGTCAACCTTGTCGAATGAAATTGGTTTGTGTGGGTCCGCAGGAAAAAATTGTTGGTTTACATGGTATTGGCTTTGGTGTGGATGAAATGATCCAAGGCTTTGCTGTGGCAATCAAAATGGGCGCAACAAAAGCCGATTTTGATAATACCGTGGCGATTCACCCGACCGGTTCGGAAGAATTCGTTACCATGCGTTAATGGATGGAAAATTAAAAAAGCAGACGAAATGAAATGTCTGCTTTTTTATTGCCTATGTATAATTTAAACGCCCTAATGAACATCAGAGTTTTTCCAAAAATAGAATGTAAGCTATTGATTTTATTAGAGTTGATTTTAAAATGGCTATGGTGCAAAGCGAATTAGCCCTTCTTGCTGGGTGGTGGCAATTAGAGTGCCATCTTGGGCGAAAATCTGTCCGCGCGCTAGGCCGCGCCCACCGGAGGCATTGTTGCTTTGTAAGGCATGTAGATGCCAATTGTGCAAATTAAACGGACGGTGGAACCAAATGCTGTGATCAATGGTGGCCACTTTCATACCTTTTTGTAAAAAGCCTTTACCATGCGGATGAAGCGCGGTCAGAATACAGTGGAAATCGGAAAAATAGGCTAAAAGACATTGCTGTGTTGGTAAATCCAACGGTGCTTCGCCATTGGTTTTAAACCAAGCATATTGTTCCGGTGGCAAGATGCGGCCATCAAACGGATTGTTTAAATATTGGCTGTGAACCTCGAATGGACGTTCTTGAGCAAATTTTTCGCTAAGGCTATCCGGCAGAGTTTGTGCTACTTTTAACATCATCTCATGTTCATTGATAAATTGCTCCGGTCCGGCGACTTGTGGCATTGCGGATTGATGCTCAAATCCCTCTTCCGGCATTTGGAAGGAGGCTGTGACATGGCAAATGACGCTCTTATGTTGGATCGCCTTTACTCGCAATGCTGAGAAGCTACGTCCTTCCCGCAGGGTTTCCACATCATAGATAATCGGATAATGGCTGTCACCAGGCGCTAAAAAGTAGGCATGGCAGGAGTGTAGCACACGGTCTACCGGAGCAACCTGCATGGCGGCGGAAAGCGATTGTGCTACCACTTGCCCACCAAATACTTGGCGAAAACCTAAGTCTTCACTGGCACCACGAAATAGCAGATCATCAATTTTTTCCAGTTTTAACAGTTCGATGAGTTGATTTAATTTATCCGACATCGCTTTTTCCTTTTTATAAAACAAAAAGACCGCATCGAAATGCGGTCGGGAGAGATTTTAGACGTTGAATCGGAAGTGCATTACATCACCATCTTGGACGATGTAGTCTTTACCTTCCAAACGCCATTTACCGGCTTCTTTAGCACCATTTTCACCTTTGAATTGGATGAAGTCATCGTAAGCAATCACTTCTGCGCGGATGAAGCCTTTTTCAAAGTCTGTGTGGATTACAGCGGCAGCTTTAGGGGCGGTTGCGCCAACAGAAACTGTCCATGCACGCACTTCTTTCACGCCGGCAGTAAAGTAGGTTTGAAGATTTAATAACGCATAACCTGCGCGGATAACACGGTTTAAACCCGGTTCTTCAATGCCAAGATCCTGCAAGAATTCGATTTTTTCATCATCGTCAAGCTCAGCAATTTCTGCTTCAATCGCCGCACATACAGGCACCACAACGGAACCTTCTTTTTCTGCATATTCGCGCACTTTGTCTAAATATGGGTTATTTTCAAAGCCATCTTCATTCACGTTCGCGATATACATGGTCGGTTTTAAAGTTAGGAAGTTATAGCTTTTGATGGCTAATAATTCATCTTTATCCAATGCCACAGAACGGATCATACCTGCTTCGGAAAGTACCGGAAGGATTTTTTCCATCACCGAAAGCTCAAATTTTGCATCTTTATCGCCACCTTTAGCACGTTTTTGCAAACGTTGAATGGCGCGCTCACAGCTGTCTAGGTCGGCTAGGGCTAATTCGGTATTGATGGTTTCGATATCATTTAATGGATCGATTTTACCTGCAACATGCACGATGTCGTCATTTTCAAAGCAACGCACTACATGGCCGATAGCATCGGTTTCGCGGATATTAGCTAAGAATTTATTGCCCAAACCTTCGCCTTTACTGGCTCCCGCCACCAAACCTGCAATATCGACGAATTCCATGGTGGTAGGTAAGACGCGTTCCGGCTTAACGATTTCCGCTAAGGCATCTAAACGCGGATCCGGCATAGGCACCACACCGGTATTTGGTTCGATGGTACAGAATGGATAGTTAGCCGCTTCGATACCGGCTTTGGTTAAAGCATTAAAAAGAGTTGATTTGCCGACGTTGGGTAGGCCGACGATACCACATTTGAATCCCATTATGTTTTCCTATTTGTTTGATTAGTTGCATTTTTTATATGGTATGTCTTTACCGTATTTAGCTTGAATTCTAGAATCCTCATTTGAGGTTTCTGGAATTAATTCATAAATATACAATCTGCAATGATTATTTGTTTCACCATAGCGAAGTTCGTAATCTTTTCCTGCCTCTGGAGTGAATTCCCCTACAATTTGGCAACTTTCATAGTATCCAGGTCCATAGCCCGTCGTAAAGTGGTTACCGTTGATTACTACAGGAGTGTTTGCGGTAAGGATTTCTTCGCTAAAATAAATGACATCGTTATAACTAGAGCGATTTAGTCTTTCAATACTTGTAGCTGTGAGTGGAATCCCTATCGTTGTATTTTTCAATGTTTTTCTTGGCAATCCATTATAAAAACGATTGGCATATACCTTGTTATCTGAATAGTCTTGACAAGTTTTTCCTTTAAATATTTTTGTCCCTTTTTGTGCTGCTGAATTGTAAATTCGAATACGGGCATCTGTTTTAGGATCATAATCAACGCTGTTCTTGACTAGAACAGCTTTTGCAGAACAACCTGAGAGCACGATCATAGCAGAAATCAAAAAGAATAGATTTTTTTTCACTATATAATCCTAAATTTTAAATGAATTTAATCGATTAGTGGCTTTTACCATACCTTCTTTAAACAGCAATTCGATACAATCTGTCGCTTCGTCTAAAGCTTTGTCGAGCGCTTCTCTTTCTGCGGGAGCGGGTTTGTTAAGGACAAAACCGGAAACTAAATCACGGTGTCCAGGGTGGCCAATGCCAATGCGTACGCGATAGAAATTGTTACTGTTAGCAAGCTGTGCCACGATATCTTTTAAACCATTGTGACCGCCATGTCCGCCGCCTTGTTTGAGTTTGACGGTGCCGGGTGGTAAATCGAGTTCATCGTGCAAGACTAAAATCTCTTCAGGTTTAATGCGATAAAAATTAGCCAGCGCCCCAACGGCTTTACCGCTTAAATTCATAAAGGTGGTCGGCACTAAAAAACGCACTTCTTTACCGTTAATCAACGTTTTTCCCACATAGCCGAAGAATTTATTTTCTGCGTTGAGCGAAACATTAAAGCGACGAGCTAAACGCTCAATCAACCATTCACCTGCGTTGTGGCGGGTTTCCGCATATTTATCGCCAGGGTTTCCCAACCCCACGATGAGTTTAATTTCTGACATGTCGCGTAGATTTGTAAAAAAATGGAGGCGTATTGTAGCGAAAAAGGGCTAATTTCTCAATCATCGCAGTAAAGAACCCATATTTTGAGTTAGGTTGTACTTGATGAAACCCGACGAGTTAATAAAATTTATGCTATTTAAACGTTTGGCTTTCTTTTTTGTAAAAGAAATGTAAAATTCGGCAACGTTTTAAATATGACCCATATTTAAGATGTGTTTCCAACCTAGCCAACCTCTTTGGGCAATTAGGGTAAAAACAAAAAAGCTGAAACGCTTTTTTTAATAAGTAGCGAGTCAAATGCCCCATGGCGTCTGTTTTTTAGAAACAGAAAGTTTAGGCTTCCCGCAAGGCACCCGACTTATTTTTTTCACCTCTTTTAGAAGGTTTTAATCAATGACAATTACCACTCCTGTAAAAGCAATTCTTGCTTCCAATAAACACTTTTTAGATCGCCAAGATGCAATGGAATCAAACGTTCGTAGCTATCCGCGTAAATTACCGTTTGCTTATGAAAAAGCAGAAGGTTGCTGGGTTACTGACGTTGAAGGCAACAAATACCTTGATTTCTTAGCCGGTGCTGGCACTTTAGCATTAGGGCATAATCACCCTGTGTTAATGCAGGCGATTCGTGATGTGTTAGATAGCGGTTTGCCTTTACACACACTGGATTTAACCACCCCATTAAAAGATGCATTCACTGAAGAATTATTGTCGTTCTTCCCGAAAGATGAATACATTTTACAATTCACTGGCCCATCAGGCGCAGATGCAAATGAAGCGGCAATTAAATTAGCGAAAACTTATACTGGTCGTGGTAACGTGATCGCGTTCTCTGGCGGTTTCCATGGTATGACTCATGGTGCATTATCACTAACGGGTAACTTAAGTGCGAAAAGTGCTGTGCAAAACTTAATGCCAGGCGTGCAATTCTTACCTTATCCGCACGAATACCGTTGTCCATTTGGCATTGGTGGCGAAGCGGGTGCAAAAGCAGTTGAACATTACTTTGAACACTTTATTGAAGATGTTGAAAGCGGTGTGGTAAAACCAGCTGCGGTAATTTTAGAAGCAATTCAAGGCGAAGGTGGTGTTGTGCCAGCGCCAATTAGCTTCTTACAAAAAGTCCGTGAAGTAACCCAAAAACATGGCATTTTAATGATCGTAGATGAAGTACAAGCGGGATTCTGTCGTTCAGGTAAAATGTTTGCGTTTGAACATGCAGGCATTCAACCAGATATCGTTGTGATGTCAAAAGCGGTAGGCGGTAGCTTGCCATTAGCCGTGCTTGCAATCAAAAAAGAATTTGATGCTTGGCAACCAGCAGGCCATACCGGTACTTTCCGTGGTAACCAATTAGCAATGGCAACAGGTTATGCTTCACTAAAAATCATGCGTAATGAAAACTTAGCGCAAAATGCTAAAGAACGTGGCGAGTACTTAACCAATGCATTACGCGAATTAAGCAAAGAATATCCATGTATCGGTAACGTGCGTGGTAAAGGCTTAATGATGGGGATTGATATTGTTGATGAACGTCAAGCCAAAGATGCCACAGGCGCATACCCACAAGATGGCGAACTTGCGGTCGCTATCCAAAAAGCCTGCTTTAATAATAAATTATTGTTAGAGCGTGGCGGACGTGGCGGTAACGTTGTGCGTGTACTTTGTGCGGTAAACATCAATCAAGCAGAATGTGAAGAGTTTATTAAACGCTTTAAACAATCTGTTGTAGATGCATTAAAAGCCGTACGTGGTTAATCAAGATCGGTCAGATTTTGCAAATGTTTTGCGAAATTTGACTGCTTGTGTTCCCCCCCTCTTTGTCAAAGAGGGGAATTTTTTAGGAAAGAATGGCTATGTCAGATCTTAAACAACATAAACAATCCCTTTTTTGTCGCAATGAGCAGTCGATTAAAGACTATGAAAATGCGATGAATAAAGCCGTGCAAGCGGTTTCAAATTGGTTGAAAAACGACAAAATGTACACGGGTGGCTCAATCAAACAAATGCGTACTTTGATTGATGGATTCAAACCAAGCCAAGCTGGCGTAGGCGTAGAAAATGCGCTGGATCACCTCGTTGAAATTTTCTTAAATCCAAGTTTAAAAGTACATCACCCCCATTCATTGGCACATTTACATTGCCCAACGATGGTCACTAGCCAAATTGCAGAAGTGTTAATCAATGCCACAAACCAATCTATGGACTCTTGGGATCAAAGCCCGGCTGGTTCAATTATGGAAGAGCATTTGATTGATTGGTTACGCCAAAAAGTAGGCTATGGGCAAGGCACTTCTGGGGTGTTTACCTCGGGCGGTACGCAGTCTAACTTAATGGGCGTATTATTAGCACGCGATTGGGCGATTGCGAATCACTGGAAAAATGAAGATGGCTCAGAATGGTCGGCGCAACGCGATGGTATTCCAGTTGATGCGATGAAGAAAGTCAAAGTTATTTGTTCAGAGAATGCGCATTTTTCTGTGCAAAAAAATATGGCGATGATGGGAATGGGCTTCCAATCTGTGGTTACCGTGCCATCGAATGCCAATGCACAAATGGATGTCAATGCGCTTGAACAAACTTTGGCGCAATTAAAAGCAGAAGGTAAGATAGTTGCTTGTATCGTGGCGACGGCAGGTACCACCGATGCAGGTGCGATTGATGATCTAAAAGCGATTCGCAAACTGGCTGATAAATACCAAGCATGGTTACACGTTGATGCCGCTTGGGGCGGTGCGTTATTGCTTTCTCAAGAATTCCGTCATTTCTTAGATGGCATTGAGCTAACGGATTCGATTACACTTGATTTTCATAAGCACTTCTTCCAAACCATTTCTTGTGGGGCATTCTTGCTTAAAGATCAAGCGAACTATCGCTTTATCGACTACAAAGCAGATTACCTCAATTCAGAATATGATGAAGAGCACGGCGTACCAAACTTAGTGGCAAAATCTCTACAAACAACACGTCGTTTTGATGCCTTAAAATTATGGTTTACCGTGGAAGCATTAGGCGAAGAACTCTACGCTTCAATGATTGACCATGGTGTTAAATTGACTAAAGAAGTAGAAGGTTATATCAATGAAGCCGAAGAGTTAGAAATGCTCGTGCCAACGCAGTTCGCATCAGTGCTATTCCGAGTCGTGCCAAAAGGCTATCCAGCAGAATTTTTAGATGCCTTAAACCAAAATGTGGCGGATGAACTCTTTGCTCGTGGTGAAGCGAATATTGGTGTTACTAAAGTTGGCGATAAACAATCGCTGAAAATGACGACATTAAGCCCGATTGCTACGCTTGAAAACGTAAAAGCATTGTTGGCGCAAGTCTTAGCTGAAGCAAACCGCATTAAAGATGCGATTGCAAACGGCACCTACGTACCACCGATTGACTAGTTCTTTTATAGGAGGAAAAGGCCGATTTAAACGGTCTTTTCTTTTTTATAGTATAAGTATTAGAACTCCACTTAAGATTAATAAGCTTCCCATGATTAATTTCATACTTAAAGGTTCGCCTAATAAAACTACGCCTAAAATAATGGCAATGACCACACTGAGTTTATCAATGGGCGCAACCCAAGAGGCGGGTGCCATTTGTAACGCGCGATAATAGCAAAGCCAAGATAGACCCGTAGCAACACCAGAAAGAATTAAAAAGGTGAGTGGTTTTGCCGCTATATGTTGTGGCAATTGCCATTCATTGCGGGCGCTAATGATGCCGGCAGTCACGAAGAGAATCACAATAGTGCGGATAAAGGTAGCAAGGTTGCTATTAATGCCTTCCACACCTAGTTTGCCGAGAATGGCGGTGAGTCCAGCAAAAAATGCCGAGCCGGCGGCAAATACGAGCCAATTCATGGTTTTCTCCTTTTTCGGTTAAGGCGTGTATAATACGCCAAATTTTTTTGATGCTAAACCAATCATGAGCCAAATCCATATTCAAATTGCCTATGCGCTGCCGGATCGTTATTACTTAAAGTCCTTTCAGGTGGAAGAAGGCACAATGCTACAAACAGCGATTTTACAATCGGGTATTTTGAGTCAATTCAGCGAAATTGATTTACGCCAGAATAAAGTCGGCATTTATGCGCGCCCGGCCAAGTTGACCGATCCCTTGAAGGATGGCGATCGCGTTGAGATTTATCGACCACTACTGGCGGATCCGAAGGAAATTCGTCGTAAACGAGCTACCGAGCAAGCGAAAGCTGCGAAGGAAAAGTCCCTCTAAACGCCCCTATGAAAATCAAAGTTTTGCTAAAAACCGATGCTAAGTCATTGATTTTATTAGGGTTGCTTTAAAAATAAAAATTTATCCATTTTTTCATTTGTTATCAAGGAGTTAACCATGACTTCATATTGCCTGCCAAAAGATCTTACCCCCGAAGTGTTTCTACGCGACTATTGGCAGAAAAAGCCGTTAATTATTCGCAATGGTTTGCCGGAAATTGTCGGTCAATTTGAGCCGGACGACATTATCGAATTGGCGCAAGGTGAAGAGGTGACGGCCCGTTTAGTGAAAACCTTTTCAGAGGATAATTGGAAGGTATTTTTCAGCCCTTTATCGGCAGAGGATTTTGCGGATGTGCCGGAAAAATGGTCGGTATTGGTACAAAACCTAGAGCAATGGAGTACGGAATTGGGGCTGCTTTGGAATAAGTTTGGGTTTATTCCACAATGGCAGCGTGACGATATTATGGTGTCCTATGCACCTAAGGGAGGCTCGGTCGGTAAACATTATGATGAATATGATGTGTTCTTGGTGCAAGGTTATGGTCACCGTCGCTGGCAATTAGGCAAATGGTGTGATTCCTCCACGGAATTTAAACCGAATCAACCGATTCGTATTTTTGACGATATGGGGGAATTGGTCATCGATGAGGTGATGAATCCTGGCGATATTCTTTATATTCCGGCACGCATGGCGCATTACGGGGTGGCAGAAGATGATTGTTTAACCTTTTCTTTTGGCTTGCGTTATCCGAATTTAGCGGACATTTTCGAGCATGTGAATAAGGCATTTTGCCATCAGGATCCCGAGTTAAATTTAAGCGAATTCCAATTGCCGTTGCGCTTAACGCAAGCGGAGCAGAGCACGGGCAAATTGGCAGATGAAAATATTCAGGCGATGAAAAAACAATTTTTAGCGAAATTGGCCGAGTCAGAAGCCTTTGATAAGCTATTCAAGCAAGCGGTGGCCGGCACAGTCAGTTCACGCCGTTATGAAATGTTACTGTCCGATGAAATGTCTGATCCTGACGAAGTGCGGTCAATTTTAGAAGAGGAACAAGGTGTGTTAATGCAGGACAATAACTGCAAATTGCTTTACACCGAAAATCCGCTCCGCATTTATGCTAATGGCGAATGGTTGGATGAGGTAAATGTGATTGAAGCCGAAGTGCTAAAACGTCTTGCGGACGGTGAAGCGCTTGATTGGGCCTTCCTTGAAGAACTGGTGAATGATACGGAAGATCCTGAAAGCACGATGGAATTATTGCTCGATTCGATTTGTAACTGGTTAGATGACGGTTGGGTGTTGATTGAATAATGTCTGAAAACATTTACTCCGTTTCCCAATTAAACAGCGCAGCTCGGCAAATGCTGGAAGGGAATTTTTCACAGATTTGGCTCACCGGTGAAATTTCCAATTTCACTCAACCAGTGTCGGGACATTGGTATTTGACCTTAAAAGATGAGAATGCCCAAGTGCGTGGCGCGATGTTCCGTATGAAAAATTTGCGGGTGGGATTTCGTCCGCAAAATGGTATGCAGGTGTTAGTGCGGGCGAATGTCAGTCTGTATGAACCACGCGGCGATTATCAACTGATTATCGAATCCATGCACCCTGCGGGGGAAGGCTTGTTGCAACAGCAATTTGAAGCGCTAAAAATGAAATTGGCGGCAGAAGGGCTGTTTGCACAAAATTTGAAGAAAAGTTTACCGCACTTTGCTAAAGCAGTAGGTATTGTTACGTCTTCTACCGGAGCAGCATTACAGGATATTCTGC
It includes:
- a CDS encoding RnfH family protein — protein: MSQIHIQIAYALPDRYYLKSFQVEEGTMLQTAILQSGILSQFSEIDLRQNKVGIYARPAKLTDPLKDGDRVEIYRPLLADPKEIRRKRATEQAKAAKEKSL
- a CDS encoding ribosomal protein uL16 3-hydroxylase; its protein translation is MTSYCLPKDLTPEVFLRDYWQKKPLIIRNGLPEIVGQFEPDDIIELAQGEEVTARLVKTFSEDNWKVFFSPLSAEDFADVPEKWSVLVQNLEQWSTELGLLWNKFGFIPQWQRDDIMVSYAPKGGSVGKHYDEYDVFLVQGYGHRRWQLGKWCDSSTEFKPNQPIRIFDDMGELVIDEVMNPGDILYIPARMAHYGVAEDDCLTFSFGLRYPNLADIFEHVNKAFCHQDPELNLSEFQLPLRLTQAEQSTGKLADENIQAMKKQFLAKLAESEAFDKLFKQAVAGTVSSRRYEMLLSDEMSDPDEVRSILEEEQGVLMQDNNCKLLYTENPLRIYANGEWLDEVNVIEAEVLKRLADGEALDWAFLEELVNDTEDPESTMELLLDSICNWLDDGWVLIE